A part of Marinomonas rhizomae genomic DNA contains:
- a CDS encoding D-alanine--D-alanine ligase, translated as MSAMVEGQFIAPNRINAGMPLLQVEEEASISPYEFMPSWFFYAPVVVQSLLLGVRHGDVCLPLIANPSIKLSGMVGESKTDILNLAGPVAKQWIEPFITLTKNQESVAVQLEDAQQAMDVAQLSFPIVAKPDLGCRGVGVKLLKSTAQLHDYIQTFPISAQFLLQRKAPYQAEAGVFYVRYPGQEQGEIISITLKYTPSVVGDGTHSLRQLIERCPRAGQLAHLYFPRHTQKLDWIPADGEEYPLAFAGSHSRGSIFRNGNQYITQALTRKLDEILKDVDGYYYGRLDIKFADIESFMAGENFSILEMNGASSEATHIWDRNTRLSEIFSTLLKQYRILFEIGALQKKRGFKSPTIRALLKAWREEKALIQHYPATD; from the coding sequence ATGAGTGCCATGGTTGAGGGGCAGTTCATTGCGCCAAATAGAATTAATGCTGGAATGCCGCTGCTCCAAGTTGAAGAGGAAGCGAGTATTTCACCTTATGAATTCATGCCAAGCTGGTTTTTTTACGCGCCAGTGGTCGTGCAGAGTCTGTTACTTGGTGTGCGTCACGGCGATGTTTGTTTGCCTTTAATTGCCAATCCTAGCATCAAGTTGAGCGGCATGGTGGGCGAGTCCAAAACAGACATATTGAATTTGGCTGGCCCAGTAGCCAAGCAATGGATTGAGCCTTTTATTACCCTGACGAAAAACCAAGAGAGCGTTGCTGTTCAATTAGAAGACGCACAGCAAGCAATGGACGTCGCGCAGTTGTCATTTCCCATTGTGGCTAAGCCAGATTTAGGGTGTCGTGGTGTTGGTGTCAAGCTACTGAAATCCACAGCGCAACTTCATGACTATATTCAAACGTTTCCTATCTCCGCTCAGTTTCTACTGCAACGTAAAGCGCCATATCAAGCGGAAGCAGGTGTCTTCTATGTGCGTTATCCAGGGCAGGAACAGGGCGAGATTATTTCCATCACCTTGAAATACACCCCCAGTGTTGTCGGTGACGGCACGCACAGTTTAAGACAGCTGATTGAGCGTTGCCCGCGAGCCGGTCAGTTAGCGCATTTGTATTTCCCACGTCATACACAAAAGCTGGATTGGATTCCCGCAGACGGTGAGGAATATCCTCTCGCGTTTGCTGGCAGTCACAGCCGTGGCTCGATTTTTCGTAATGGCAATCAATACATCACGCAAGCATTAACGCGCAAATTGGATGAGATCTTAAAAGATGTGGATGGCTACTACTACGGCCGTTTAGACATCAAGTTTGCTGATATTGAGTCTTTTATGGCAGGTGAAAACTTTTCTATTTTAGAAATGAATGGTGCCAGCAGTGAAGCCACACATATTTGGGACCGCAATACCAGGTTATCCGAAATTTTCAGCACCTTGCTAAAGCAGTATCGAATTTTGTTCGAGATAGGCGCCTTGCAGAAAAAGCGTGGTTTTAAATCGCCGACGATTCGAGCTTTGTTAAAAGCCTGGCGAGAAGAAAAAGCACTTATTCAGCACTATCCGGCTACTGATTAA
- a CDS encoding NRDE family protein: MCSVSWWIDESGYQLFFNRDEQKARAPALPPQFFLQQGVQVLMPVDPVGKGSWISLNEQGLSLCLLNNYQGKNPAGELVSRGQLLKHLSSTTSISQVELQFALLDLQQFAPFTLLAFEFGCEKVREFQWDGERVAIDYAISPHFSSAVELETVTTYRQSIYEELTVASADDLLLFHSQHHPEQSHFSVCMHREDAQTVSFTRIQVTKDNFQMSYVAGSPCSNLTPQALASQSYCFQDNGFQSNRSQDTCFHEKVSLVSGSY, encoded by the coding sequence ATGTGCTCGGTTTCTTGGTGGATTGATGAGTCAGGTTATCAATTGTTTTTCAATCGTGACGAACAAAAAGCACGTGCGCCAGCGTTGCCACCTCAGTTCTTTTTACAGCAGGGTGTTCAGGTGTTGATGCCAGTGGACCCTGTCGGCAAAGGCAGTTGGATTAGTTTAAATGAGCAAGGGTTGTCGCTTTGTTTGCTGAATAATTATCAAGGCAAAAATCCCGCCGGTGAGCTGGTTAGTCGTGGGCAATTATTAAAGCATTTATCCAGTACGACAAGTATCAGTCAAGTTGAGCTGCAGTTTGCCCTGTTGGATCTTCAGCAGTTTGCACCTTTTACTTTATTAGCCTTTGAATTTGGCTGTGAAAAGGTGCGGGAATTCCAATGGGATGGTGAACGCGTCGCTATTGATTACGCCATATCACCGCATTTTTCGTCTGCAGTGGAACTAGAAACAGTTACGACCTATCGACAATCCATCTATGAGGAACTCACCGTCGCAAGCGCTGACGATTTGCTGTTGTTTCATTCTCAGCACCATCCAGAACAGTCTCATTTTTCGGTTTGTATGCACAGAGAAGACGCTCAAACCGTGAGTTTTACTCGGATTCAGGTCACAAAAGACAATTTTCAAATGAGCTATGTAGCCGGATCGCCTTGCTCGAATTTAACGCCACAAGCGTTGGCGTCTCAGAGCTATTGTTTTCAAGACAATGGTTTTCAAAGCAATCGTTCTCAAGACACGTGTTTTCACGAAAAGGTTTCCCTCGTTAGTGGTTCTTATTAA
- a CDS encoding YHS domain-containing (seleno)protein, translating to MTRLMMFLALFMSSLAFAQDEIYTGYFSNKALSGYDTVAYFTDQKPAEGSAKFVTEYKGADWYFASQQHLDMFKAEPEKYAPQYGGYCAWAVSAKNDFASSDPKDWAVVDGKLYLNYDDNIKRKWDQDPALHIKQADANWPSLIGKK from the coding sequence ATGACACGTTTAATGATGTTTTTAGCCTTGTTTATGAGCAGTCTGGCGTTTGCGCAAGATGAAATTTACACCGGCTATTTTAGTAATAAAGCACTTAGCGGCTATGACACGGTTGCTTACTTTACGGACCAAAAACCGGCCGAAGGCAGTGCCAAGTTCGTCACTGAATATAAAGGCGCTGATTGGTATTTTGCCTCGCAACAGCATCTGGATATGTTCAAAGCTGAACCTGAAAAATACGCTCCGCAATATGGTGGCTATTGCGCTTGGGCTGTGTCTGCCAAGAACGACTTCGCCTCTTCTGATCCAAAAGATTGGGCCGTGGTCGATGGCAAGCTGTATCTGAATTATGACGACAACATTAAACGCAAGTGGGATCAAGATCCTGCGTTGCACATCAAACAAGCGGATGCCAATTGGCCAAGCCTGATCGGTAAAAAATAA